Proteins co-encoded in one Bacillus infantis NRRL B-14911 genomic window:
- the tkt gene encoding transketolase, whose protein sequence is MFESIDDLSISSIRTLSIDAIEKANSGHPGMPMGAAPMAYTLWSRFMNHNPANPEWFNRDRFVLSAGHGSMLLYSLLHLSGYGLTIDDLKEFRQWGSKTPGHPEYKHTKGVDATTGPLGQGISMAVGMAMAERHLAAVYNKDKYNVVDHFTYSICGDGDLMEGVSAEAASLAGHLKLGKLVVLYDSNDISLDGDLDRSFSESVEQRFKSYGWQYIRVEDGNDLHEVAKALEEARGDLDHPTMIEVKTVIGFGSPNKSGKSDVHGAPLGADELKLTKEAYKWTFEEDFHVPDEVYSHFKKHIAERGEKTEQEWNSMLESYKQEFPELGAQLDGAMKGELPQGWDKDIPVYETGSSLASRASSGEALNGIAQNLPFFIGGSADLAGSNKTMIKGSGDFTPASFEGRNIWFGVREFAMGAALNGMALHGGLKVFGGTFFVFSDYLRPAIRLAALMGLPVTYVFTHDSIAVGEDGPTHEPVEQLASLRAMPNLSVIRPADGNETSAAWKVAVESQDKPTALVLTRQNLPTLQDTDKNAYEGVSKGAYVVSPAGKDQADALLLASGSEVHLAVKAQEALKKEGIDAAVVSMPAWDRFEAQSKEYKESVIPKAVKKRLAIEMGSSLGWHRYAGDEGDVLAIDTFGASAPGEKIIEEYGFTVENVVARLKALL, encoded by the coding sequence ATGTTTGAATCTATCGATGATTTGTCCATAAGCTCGATCAGAACTCTATCTATCGATGCTATTGAAAAAGCAAATTCCGGCCACCCTGGCATGCCTATGGGGGCAGCTCCTATGGCGTACACACTCTGGAGCCGTTTCATGAACCATAACCCGGCAAACCCTGAGTGGTTTAACCGTGACCGTTTTGTCTTATCTGCAGGACATGGTTCCATGCTTCTATATAGTCTGCTCCATTTATCAGGCTATGGTCTCACAATCGATGACCTGAAAGAATTCCGCCAATGGGGAAGCAAGACTCCCGGACACCCTGAATACAAACATACAAAGGGCGTTGACGCGACAACTGGTCCGCTTGGACAGGGAATCTCAATGGCAGTCGGCATGGCTATGGCTGAGCGCCACCTGGCAGCCGTCTACAATAAAGACAAGTATAATGTAGTCGACCACTTTACATACAGCATTTGCGGCGACGGTGACCTTATGGAAGGTGTATCTGCCGAAGCAGCATCGCTGGCAGGCCACCTGAAGCTTGGCAAGCTCGTTGTCCTTTATGATTCAAATGATATCTCCCTTGACGGCGACCTTGACCGCTCTTTCTCTGAAAGTGTGGAGCAAAGGTTCAAATCTTACGGCTGGCAGTATATCCGTGTTGAAGATGGCAATGACCTTCACGAAGTGGCGAAAGCGCTTGAGGAAGCAAGAGGCGACCTTGACCATCCGACTATGATTGAAGTAAAAACGGTCATCGGATTCGGCTCACCTAACAAATCCGGGAAATCAGATGTTCACGGCGCACCGCTTGGTGCAGATGAGCTGAAGCTGACGAAGGAAGCTTACAAGTGGACTTTTGAAGAAGATTTCCATGTTCCGGATGAAGTGTACAGCCACTTCAAGAAACACATCGCTGAACGCGGAGAAAAGACTGAGCAGGAATGGAACTCTATGCTTGAAAGCTATAAGCAGGAATTCCCTGAGCTCGGTGCACAGCTTGACGGAGCAATGAAAGGCGAGCTTCCGCAAGGATGGGATAAGGATATCCCTGTATACGAAACAGGTTCAAGCCTGGCAAGCCGCGCCTCTTCAGGCGAAGCACTGAACGGAATCGCGCAGAATCTTCCATTCTTTATCGGCGGATCTGCTGACCTTGCCGGTTCAAATAAAACGATGATCAAAGGCTCGGGCGACTTTACCCCTGCTTCATTCGAAGGCCGCAACATCTGGTTCGGCGTAAGGGAATTCGCCATGGGTGCCGCCCTAAACGGTATGGCCCTTCATGGAGGCTTAAAGGTATTCGGAGGAACATTCTTCGTATTCTCTGACTATCTTCGCCCGGCAATCCGCTTAGCTGCCCTGATGGGTCTGCCTGTTACTTATGTATTCACGCATGACAGCATCGCTGTTGGTGAGGACGGCCCTACACACGAGCCGGTTGAACAGCTTGCATCACTTCGTGCGATGCCTAATCTGTCTGTCATCCGCCCGGCTGATGGCAATGAAACCTCTGCTGCCTGGAAAGTGGCGGTAGAATCACAGGATAAGCCGACAGCTCTTGTGCTGACGCGCCAAAACCTGCCTACCCTCCAGGATACTGACAAAAACGCGTATGAAGGCGTATCTAAAGGAGCTTATGTTGTCTCACCGGCTGGCAAAGATCAGGCAGATGCCCTGCTGCTTGCTTCCGGATCTGAAGTGCATCTTGCTGTAAAAGCGCAGGAAGCACTGAAGAAAGAAGGCATCGATGCAGCAGTTGTTTCCATGCCTGCATGGGACCGCTTTGAAGCACAGTCCAAGGAATATAAAGAAAGCGTCATTCCGAAGGCTGTCAAGAAGCGCCTTGCCATTGAAATGGGCTCTTCACTTGGCTGGCACCGTTATGCCGGTGATGAAGGCGATGTATTAGCGATCGATACATTCGGGGCATCTGCACCAGGTGAGAAGATCATCGAAGAGTACGGCTTCACAGTTGAAAACGTGGTTGCACGTTTAAAGGCCCTTCTGTAA
- the sirA gene encoding sporulation inhibitor of replication protein SirA has product MRTYQLYLIEDEFASHYFGRERMFYQLFQEYSRSKGELKSILSRQIEFITRPIPALRLHQYLTQQLSRKKGASADQGAYVIQNGKNSSARLEIYDRCLVIESHGNYDAETVFFEILRKNESSYLAVDMTNRRFGWLKPIKERKFI; this is encoded by the coding sequence GTGAGAACCTATCAGCTTTATTTAATAGAAGACGAATTTGCTTCCCATTATTTCGGCAGAGAGCGGATGTTCTACCAGCTCTTTCAGGAATACAGCCGTTCGAAGGGAGAGCTGAAATCGATCCTGTCACGCCAGATTGAGTTTATCACAAGGCCGATTCCCGCCCTCAGGCTTCACCAGTATCTTACACAGCAGCTTTCAAGGAAAAAAGGAGCATCAGCCGATCAGGGGGCCTATGTTATCCAAAACGGAAAAAACAGTTCAGCGCGGCTTGAAATCTATGACCGATGTTTAGTGATTGAATCACATGGGAATTATGATGCAGAAACGGTGTTCTTTGAAATCCTCCGGAAAAATGAATCCTCTTATCTGGCGGTTGATATGACGAACAGGCGCTTTGGCTGGCTGAAGCCGATCAAAGAAAGAAAATTTATTTAA
- a CDS encoding YneF family protein translates to MWDVILVGILALIAGVALGFFIARKYMMSYLKKNPPINEQMLKMMMMQMGMKPSQKKINQMMSAMNKQSGK, encoded by the coding sequence ATGTGGGACGTTATTCTAGTTGGTATACTGGCATTGATCGCCGGTGTAGCACTAGGATTTTTCATCGCTCGTAAATATATGATGAGCTACTTAAAGAAAAATCCGCCAATCAACGAACAAATGCTTAAAATGATGATGATGCAAATGGGTATGAAACCATCTCAGAAGAAAATTAATCAGATGATGTCTGCCATGAATAAGCAGTCCGGCAAGTAA
- a CDS encoding ABC transporter transmembrane domain-containing protein — MKVFADLMWFFKQEKKSYVTGIFLLLFVAFLQLIPPKVIGIVVDHIKNDTLTSGLLVNWLLILIGAALMMYILRYYWRIMIFGSAVKLSRQLRNRLYRHFTEMPQSFYQRRRVGDLMAHATNDLQAVQQTAGSGVLTLVDSLATGGFVIIAMAATISWKLTLICLIPMPLMAILTSWYGTLLHKRFHGAQEAFSALNDKTQESITGIKVIKTFGQEKEDIEDFRKQSHDVVEKNISVAKVDSLFDPTISIIVGISFFLSVAFGARYVISGELTIGELVSFTTYLGLLIWPMLAFGWLFNIVERGRASNDRIMSLLAEKAEVADKEGALAIVPSGDLVYDINKFLYPNEEKPVLEDIRFQLKRGETLGIVGKTGAGKTTLLKLLIREFDGFEGDVRFGSHSVNDYTLEKLHEAIGYVPQDHFLFSATVAENIAFANPSSEREEVFKAAKLANIHEDILQFTEGYETVVGERGVSLSGGQKQRISIARALMMDPEVLILDDSLSAVDAKTEEAILNGLRKNRAGKTTIITAHRLSAIQHANLILVLDEGRIAQKGTHDELMEEEGWYKSMYLRQQLEELVEHGGRNHGA; from the coding sequence ATGAAAGTATTTGCAGATTTAATGTGGTTTTTTAAGCAAGAGAAGAAATCGTATGTGACAGGGATTTTCCTGCTGCTGTTTGTAGCATTCCTGCAGCTGATTCCGCCGAAGGTCATCGGGATTGTGGTTGATCATATCAAAAACGATACTTTGACCAGCGGCCTTCTTGTCAACTGGCTCCTGATATTGATTGGAGCCGCACTCATGATGTACATATTGCGCTATTATTGGCGGATCATGATTTTCGGATCTGCCGTCAAGCTGTCCAGGCAGCTGAGGAACAGGCTGTACCGGCATTTTACAGAGATGCCGCAATCGTTTTACCAAAGAAGGCGGGTCGGGGACCTGATGGCCCATGCGACAAATGACCTTCAGGCGGTCCAGCAGACGGCCGGCTCAGGCGTTTTGACCCTTGTCGACTCGCTTGCCACAGGTGGATTTGTCATCATCGCCATGGCTGCGACGATTAGCTGGAAGCTGACGCTCATCTGCCTGATCCCGATGCCTCTCATGGCGATTTTGACGAGCTGGTATGGGACGCTCCTCCATAAGCGGTTCCATGGGGCACAGGAGGCTTTTTCTGCTTTAAATGATAAGACACAGGAAAGCATCACAGGCATCAAGGTCATCAAGACCTTTGGCCAGGAGAAAGAAGATATAGAGGATTTCCGCAAACAATCACATGATGTGGTGGAGAAAAATATTTCAGTGGCCAAGGTGGATTCACTTTTTGATCCAACAATCAGCATCATCGTCGGCATTTCCTTTTTCCTGTCTGTCGCTTTTGGCGCCAGATATGTGATTTCAGGTGAATTAACAATCGGGGAGCTTGTTTCATTTACAACGTATCTCGGACTCTTGATTTGGCCGATGCTTGCCTTTGGCTGGCTCTTTAATATCGTCGAAAGAGGGCGGGCTTCCAATGACCGGATCATGAGCCTGCTTGCCGAAAAGGCAGAGGTGGCTGACAAGGAAGGTGCACTTGCAATCGTTCCGAGCGGGGATCTTGTTTATGATATCAATAAATTTCTTTACCCTAACGAGGAAAAGCCTGTCCTCGAAGACATCCGCTTCCAATTGAAAAGGGGTGAAACCCTTGGGATCGTCGGGAAGACAGGTGCCGGGAAAACAACGCTCCTTAAGCTGCTGATCAGGGAATTTGACGGTTTTGAAGGGGATGTCCGCTTTGGCAGCCATTCAGTCAATGATTATACGCTTGAAAAGCTGCATGAGGCCATTGGCTATGTGCCGCAGGATCATTTCCTTTTTTCAGCCACAGTCGCTGAAAATATTGCCTTTGCGAACCCTTCCTCTGAGCGGGAGGAAGTATTCAAGGCAGCAAAGCTTGCCAATATCCATGAAGATATCCTTCAATTTACGGAAGGTTATGAAACGGTTGTCGGTGAGCGCGGCGTTTCCTTGTCTGGCGGGCAGAAGCAGCGGATCTCAATCGCCAGGGCGCTCATGATGGACCCGGAAGTACTGATCCTGGATGACTCTCTGTCAGCGGTTGATGCGAAGACAGAGGAAGCCATCCTGAACGGCCTCAGGAAAAACCGGGCAGGCAAGACGACCATCATCACCGCCCACCGCTTGAGTGCGATACAGCATGCGAATCTGATCCTTGTGCTGGATGAGGGCAGGATCGCGCAAAAAGGCACACACGATGAGCTGATGGAAGAAGAAGGCTGGTATAAGAGCATGTATCTCCGCCAGCAGCTTGAAGAACTTGTAGAGCACGGAGGCAGAAATCATGGAGCATAA
- a CDS encoding ABC transporter ATP-binding protein, with protein sequence MEHNQQDINKKEQRTVLYRLLAYTKPHKATLILAFSLLLLTTIGDIMGPILVKIFIDDYLTPRNLAFEPLFLLGAGYIGIQVMNVLISYFQLLKFQEIALKIIQQLRIDVFSKVQSLGLKYFDQTPAGSIVSRVTNDTEAIKDMFVSVLVIFIQSGFLLIGIFIAMFALNVQLALFCLVILPIIFMIMQMYRKYSSRFYQDMRERLSQLNAKLSESLQGMGIIQVFRQEKRLRKEFADINQKHYDAGMRNIKVDGLLLRPAIDLVYTLALVIVLGFFGITSFSNPIEVGVLFAFVSYLDRFFEPVNNMMQRLSMYQQAIIAGSRVFRLLDEEELAPAQKEEKLSIGDGQIEFKDVSFSYDGKRDVLKNISFTAKPGETVALVGHTGSGKSSIINLMMRFYEFSRGDILIDGQSIKSYPREELREKLGLVLQDPFLFYGTVKDNIRLHDTEMTDKEIEEAAHFVQAHTFIEKLDDRYDHKVVERGSTFSSGQRQLIAFARTIAANPKILVLDEATANIDTETEEAIQTALEKMRKGRTTIAIAHRLSTIQDAELILVLHQGEIVERGTHQELLALKGLYHKMYLLQNGSVERVEDAVGNA encoded by the coding sequence ATGGAGCATAACCAGCAGGATATCAATAAGAAAGAACAGCGGACCGTCCTATACCGGCTCCTTGCTTATACAAAGCCGCATAAAGCAACGCTTATCCTCGCCTTCAGCCTGTTGCTGCTGACAACGATCGGCGATATCATGGGGCCTATCCTTGTTAAAATATTCATTGACGATTATCTGACCCCAAGGAATCTGGCATTTGAGCCTTTGTTCCTGCTCGGGGCAGGCTATATCGGCATCCAGGTCATGAATGTCCTGATCTCTTATTTCCAGCTGCTTAAGTTCCAGGAGATCGCACTAAAGATCATTCAGCAGCTGCGGATCGACGTTTTTTCAAAGGTGCAGTCGCTCGGCCTGAAATACTTCGACCAGACGCCGGCCGGAAGCATTGTCTCGCGGGTCACGAATGATACAGAGGCCATCAAGGATATGTTTGTCAGCGTCCTGGTCATCTTCATACAGAGCGGCTTTCTGCTGATCGGGATATTCATCGCGATGTTTGCCCTGAATGTCCAGCTCGCCTTATTCTGCCTGGTGATCCTGCCGATTATCTTTATGATCATGCAGATGTACCGCAAATACAGCTCGCGCTTTTATCAGGATATGAGGGAAAGGCTCAGCCAGCTGAATGCGAAGCTCAGCGAGTCGCTCCAGGGAATGGGGATCATCCAGGTGTTCAGGCAGGAAAAGCGCCTGCGCAAGGAATTTGCAGACATTAACCAGAAGCATTATGACGCAGGAATGAGGAACATCAAGGTTGATGGGCTGCTACTCAGGCCGGCAATAGACCTGGTCTATACACTTGCGCTTGTAATTGTCCTGGGCTTTTTCGGGATCACCTCATTCAGCAATCCGATTGAAGTCGGAGTTTTATTCGCATTTGTCAGCTATCTGGACCGCTTTTTCGAGCCGGTCAACAATATGATGCAGCGGTTATCCATGTACCAGCAGGCCATCATTGCCGGCTCCAGGGTCTTCAGGCTCCTGGATGAAGAAGAGCTTGCGCCCGCTCAAAAGGAAGAGAAGCTTTCAATCGGGGACGGACAGATTGAATTCAAGGATGTCAGCTTTTCGTATGATGGAAAGCGGGATGTGCTGAAAAACATCAGCTTTACTGCCAAGCCGGGCGAAACAGTGGCGCTGGTTGGCCATACAGGAAGCGGAAAGAGCTCGATCATCAATCTGATGATGAGGTTTTATGAATTCTCAAGAGGTGACATTCTGATTGACGGGCAGTCGATTAAGTCTTATCCAAGGGAAGAGCTGAGGGAAAAGCTTGGTCTAGTCCTCCAGGATCCTTTCCTGTTTTATGGAACGGTCAAGGACAATATCCGCCTCCATGATACAGAGATGACCGATAAGGAAATAGAGGAAGCTGCCCATTTCGTTCAGGCGCATACCTTCATTGAGAAGCTTGATGACCGCTACGATCACAAGGTAGTTGAGAGGGGCTCGACCTTCTCCAGCGGTCAAAGGCAGCTGATCGCTTTCGCACGGACGATTGCAGCCAACCCGAAAATCCTTGTGCTTGATGAAGCGACTGCCAATATCGACACTGAGACAGAGGAGGCCATCCAGACGGCCCTGGAGAAGATGAGGAAGGGGCGCACAACCATTGCCATCGCCCACAGGCTTTCCACCATCCAGGATGCTGAATTGATCCTTGTCCTTCACCAGGGGGAAATCGTGGAACGGGGCACCCACCAGGAGCTGCTCGCACTGAAAGGCTTGTACCATAAAATGTACCTGCTGCAGAACGGTTCAGTCGAGAGGGTGGAAGATGCTGTCGGCAACGCTTAA
- a CDS encoding aspartyl-phosphate phosphatase Spo0E family protein, with translation MAGKQELLSLIENKRAELIQVAMKNGLHSTAAIKYSQELDHLLNEYNRIFIKKVQTQ, from the coding sequence GTGGCAGGAAAACAAGAACTACTGTCTTTGATTGAGAATAAGCGGGCTGAACTAATCCAAGTCGCCATGAAGAATGGCCTGCATTCAACTGCTGCGATTAAGTACAGTCAGGAGCTTGACCATCTCTTGAACGAATATAACCGTATTTTTATAAAAAAGGTTCAGACACAATAG
- a CDS encoding cytochrome c biogenesis CcdA family protein yields MTDVNIFIALGAGFLSFISPCCLPLYPAFLSYITGMSVGELKEENAMLQKRSMLHTLFFLLGFCIIFIALGFGGSFIGRIFSDHNDLIRQIGAIFIVIFGLMVVGVFKPEALMKERRLEFKNRPGGYLGSVLIGLAFAAGWTPCTGPILMSVWALAASNPGSGLVYMIAYSLGFAIPFFVLSFFIGKMQWIRRNNVKIMKIGGYVMIVMGIVLFFDWMTQIISIMTAMFGGFKGF; encoded by the coding sequence ATGACTGATGTCAATATATTCATCGCCCTTGGAGCGGGCTTCCTGAGCTTCATTTCTCCCTGCTGCCTGCCATTGTATCCCGCATTCTTATCTTACATAACTGGCATGTCAGTGGGCGAGCTGAAAGAAGAAAACGCGATGCTGCAGAAGCGCAGCATGCTGCATACCCTTTTCTTCCTGCTCGGGTTCTGCATTATTTTCATTGCCCTCGGTTTTGGGGGATCTTTTATCGGAAGAATATTCAGCGATCATAATGATCTAATCAGGCAGATCGGCGCCATCTTCATTGTCATTTTCGGATTGATGGTTGTCGGCGTTTTCAAGCCGGAGGCGCTCATGAAGGAAAGGCGCCTGGAATTCAAAAACAGGCCAGGCGGCTACCTGGGTTCAGTCCTGATCGGCCTTGCATTTGCAGCAGGCTGGACGCCATGCACAGGACCGATCCTCATGTCCGTTTGGGCACTCGCTGCCTCAAATCCTGGCTCAGGCCTTGTGTATATGATTGCCTATTCACTCGGATTTGCGATTCCATTCTTCGTGCTGTCGTTCTTTATCGGCAAAATGCAATGGATCCGCCGCAATAACGTAAAAATCATGAAGATCGGCGGCTATGTGATGATTGTCATGGGTATTGTGCTGTTCTTTGACTGGATGACTCAGATCATATCTATAATGACTGCTATGTTTGGCGGATTTAAAGGTTTCTAA
- a CDS encoding response regulator, translating to MARILIVDDAKFMRLTLTGILKKAEHEIVGEAENGREAIDLYRELKPELVTMDITMPEMSGLEAMKEIKQEFPDAKVVMCSAMGQQKMVVEAIEAGAKDFIVKPFDEGRVLDAVNRVLS from the coding sequence ATGGCAAGAATATTAATTGTAGATGACGCAAAATTCATGAGACTCACCTTAACCGGCATCTTAAAGAAAGCCGAACATGAAATCGTCGGGGAGGCCGAAAACGGCCGCGAAGCAATTGACCTTTACCGCGAGCTCAAGCCGGAGCTTGTAACCATGGATATCACCATGCCGGAGATGAGCGGCCTGGAAGCCATGAAGGAAATCAAACAGGAATTTCCTGACGCCAAGGTAGTCATGTGCTCAGCGATGGGCCAGCAGAAGATGGTCGTCGAAGCCATCGAGGCCGGCGCCAAAGACTTTATTGTTAAGCCATTTGATGAAGGCCGCGTGCTCGACGCAGTCAACCGGGTCCTCAGCTGA
- a CDS encoding CcdC family protein, whose protein sequence is MNMVVASSIGAICMAVFVMFIRMRAAKKPASAKKIILPPLFMSTGALMFVFPYFRVTPLEILEAAGVGMLFSILLIKTSAFEVRDNDIFLKRSKAFAFILVGLLVVRIVAKLILSSTIDVGQLSGMFWILAFGMIVPWRIAMYLNYKKIYNELNGTSLNTKTTV, encoded by the coding sequence ATGAACATGGTTGTAGCTTCTTCGATCGGAGCCATCTGCATGGCTGTTTTTGTCATGTTCATCCGGATGCGGGCAGCCAAGAAACCTGCTTCAGCCAAAAAGATCATCTTGCCGCCGCTTTTCATGAGCACGGGCGCCCTGATGTTCGTCTTTCCGTACTTTCGCGTCACACCGCTTGAGATATTAGAAGCTGCCGGAGTCGGCATGCTGTTTTCAATCCTGTTGATCAAAACCTCGGCATTTGAAGTGCGTGATAATGATATTTTCTTAAAAAGATCAAAGGCCTTTGCCTTTATCCTGGTCGGCCTTCTTGTCGTCCGGATTGTGGCCAAGCTGATCCTCAGCTCCACGATTGACGTCGGACAGCTGAGCGGCATGTTCTGGATCCTTGCATTCGGTATGATCGTCCCTTGGCGGATCGCCATGTACCTGAACTACAAAAAGATCTACAATGAGCTCAATGGTACCTCATTGAATACAAAAACAACCGTATAA
- a CDS encoding DUF2621 domain-containing protein codes for MTTELTGWFLVFILFWVVVLVSLFAIGGFFMFRKFLKRMPKEDGKSILDWEEHYVNQTRSLWAKDQKVLLEDLVSPVPELFRDVARQKIAGKIGELALNEKAKRITEDLIIRGYILATPKRDHKFLRRKLTERQIDMAPYEHLF; via the coding sequence ATGACAACAGAGCTTACTGGCTGGTTTTTGGTGTTTATTTTGTTTTGGGTGGTTGTGCTGGTATCACTGTTTGCGATCGGCGGCTTTTTTATGTTCCGGAAGTTTTTGAAGCGGATGCCGAAAGAGGATGGGAAGTCGATTCTTGATTGGGAAGAGCATTATGTGAATCAGACGCGGAGCCTTTGGGCTAAGGATCAGAAGGTGCTCTTGGAGGATTTGGTGAGTCCAGTGCCTGAGCTTTTCCGTGATGTGGCACGGCAGAAGATTGCCGGGAAGATCGGCGAGCTGGCATTGAATGAGAAGGCGAAGCGCATTACGGAGGATCTCATCATTCGCGGCTATATTTTGGCGACTCCCAAGCGTGATCACAAATTCCTGCGCCGCAAACTGACTGAAAGACAAATTGATATGGCTCCTTATGAGCATTTATTCTAG
- a CDS encoding RNA-directed DNA polymerase — MKDLTAKDLIGKGYFPKEIPKGFSTNSLAEKFSNLDFSTFTKKERGKWYKTSNISIPKFAHSRRILNVPAPFPQMRLSQLLVKNTEELNEYYSQSKLSLTRPIVKEESDRAVERKYHFSKIIERRIESINDKKYILKTDISRYFPTIYTHSIPWALHTKEVAKQTRGDSLLGNTIDEYVRNIQDGQTMGLPVGPDTSLIISEVIGTAIDIKLQEAHPNIIGSRYTDDFEFYFKTQSEAEKVLNTIQEIVRHFELDINPVKTEIISSPNLLEPIWLSNLKLYQFRSSATAQKNDIKTFFSTAFYYQNQSPYEGVLKYCLKKIKNLKIKEDNWSLFEALILHIMLIDPTTLPLIENILFGYKEIGYPINEQKIKDTIAEIFASNIAVGNNYEIMWALSLSNKLQLKISNESSKLLFNLEDSFSNILTMEAYTNGYIEGGYEPEYFKTLLNENELYGRNWLFAYEMSVKGWLKPHQQKEYVKKDTFYNQLFESKVEFYHNDRKAEIKNDDWLTALLNDDDIEELFIQNASSKKPYLRGGSGGADY; from the coding sequence TTGAAAGATCTGACTGCTAAAGATTTGATAGGTAAAGGTTATTTTCCTAAAGAAATCCCAAAAGGATTTAGTACTAATAGTTTGGCCGAAAAGTTTTCTAACCTTGACTTTTCTACTTTCACTAAAAAAGAAAGAGGGAAATGGTATAAAACAAGTAATATAAGTATACCCAAGTTCGCTCATTCAAGAAGGATTTTAAATGTACCTGCACCCTTTCCACAAATGAGATTATCACAATTGCTTGTAAAAAACACTGAAGAATTAAATGAGTATTATAGTCAATCCAAACTCTCATTGACAAGGCCTATAGTAAAAGAAGAGTCCGACAGAGCTGTTGAGCGAAAATATCATTTTTCCAAAATAATCGAAAGAAGAATAGAAAGCATTAATGACAAGAAATATATATTAAAAACTGACATTTCAAGGTATTTTCCTACAATTTATACCCATAGTATACCATGGGCCTTACACACCAAGGAAGTTGCCAAACAAACAAGAGGAGATTCTTTGCTTGGAAACACTATTGATGAATATGTCAGGAATATTCAAGATGGACAAACAATGGGTTTACCAGTTGGACCAGATACATCCTTGATAATCTCAGAAGTTATCGGAACTGCAATTGATATAAAACTTCAAGAAGCTCACCCTAATATCATAGGCAGCCGTTATACAGATGACTTTGAGTTTTATTTTAAAACTCAATCAGAAGCGGAAAAAGTGCTTAATACTATTCAAGAAATTGTAAGGCACTTTGAACTAGATATAAATCCAGTAAAAACAGAAATAATTTCAAGTCCCAATCTTTTAGAACCTATTTGGCTATCAAACTTAAAGCTCTATCAATTTAGAAGTTCGGCCACCGCACAAAAGAATGATATTAAAACCTTTTTCAGTACTGCCTTTTATTACCAGAATCAATCACCTTATGAAGGCGTACTAAAATATTGCTTAAAAAAAATTAAGAATTTAAAAATTAAAGAAGATAATTGGTCATTATTTGAAGCGTTAATTCTTCATATAATGTTGATTGACCCCACAACCTTACCACTCATAGAAAATATTTTATTTGGTTATAAAGAAATTGGTTATCCAATAAATGAGCAGAAAATAAAAGATACAATAGCAGAAATTTTTGCTTCTAATATAGCAGTTGGAAATAATTACGAAATTATGTGGGCTTTATCGTTAAGCAATAAACTTCAATTAAAAATTAGCAATGAGTCAAGTAAATTACTCTTTAACTTAGAAGATTCGTTTTCAAACATTTTAACAATGGAAGCTTATACAAATGGTTATATTGAGGGTGGTTACGAACCAGAATACTTCAAAACCTTATTAAATGAGAACGAGTTATATGGGCGAAATTGGCTATTTGCTTATGAGATGAGTGTGAAAGGTTGGCTAAAACCTCATCAACAAAAAGAATATGTCAAGAAGGATACATTCTACAATCAACTGTTTGAAAGTAAAGTTGAGTTTTATCATAATGATAGAAAAGCGGAAATCAAAAATGACGACTGGTTAACTGCACTTCTGAATGATGACGATATTGAAGAGCTTTTTATTCAGAACGCATCTTCTAAGAAACCCTATTTGAGAGGTGGTAGTGGAGGAGCTGATTACTAA